The following proteins are encoded in a genomic region of Brachyhypopomus gauderio isolate BG-103 unplaced genomic scaffold, BGAUD_0.2 sc51, whole genome shotgun sequence:
- the rsrc2 gene encoding arginine/serine-rich coiled-coil protein 2 isoform X1, with protein sequence METSKSPRSAKHHSRSRSRSRDCKRKSGDKKHRRSRSRSTEARRRDSEKSLKSHSRLEDMQNSDKDRERLSEDSTEDRHRRKERKSSGGRSQSRSRSRERRHHSRSRDKRRSLSRSREKRSRSRDRKRRARSRSGSRSKHRARSRSRSKSREKKKRTEKPRRKTGSRSASPVAFRGRNTAMDAQEALARRWDGTLLMLERAKKLQEQKEKEMLEKQQEMAAGKSLTLAAAASPGLQLPQHGPGSQGASAMGSVLSVPAAAVPAPLLCESVPVVAAAAGPVLNVAALLASGTQVTPQIAMAAQMAALQARTLAETGIAVPSYYNPSAVNPMKFAEQEKKRKLLWQGKKEGKCCVLKDKSQTAELWEKLNFGNKDQNVKFRKLMGIKPDEESSSSMLNEEGLKTLQQQEEMFRNLDVQYEMARSQTHTQRGMGLGFSSSFSRGMDAI encoded by the exons ATGGAAACCTCGAAATCCCCCAGGAGTGCGAAACATCACTCACGCTCCAGATCGCGTTCAAGAGACTGCAAACGCAAATCAG GTGACAAGAAGCACAGAAGGTCTCGGAGCAGAAGCACAGAG GCGCGGCGGAGAGATTCTGAGAAGTCGTTGAAATCGCACAGCCGGTTGGAGGACATGCAGAATTCAGACAAGGACCGAGAGAGGCTTTCTGAAGACAGCACAGAGGACCGACATCGCAGGAAGGAGAGAAAGTCATCTGGAGGAAGAAGTCAGTCCAGGTCACGCTCGCGGGAAAG ACGGCATCACAGTCGAAGTCGGGACAAGCGGCGGTCTTTATCCCGCAGTCGAGAAAAGCGGTCAAGGAGTCGGGACAGAAAGAGGCGGGCCAGGTCCCGGTCGGGCTCCCGGAGCAAACACAGAGCGCGCAGCAGAAGCCGCAGCAAGAGCAG GGAAAAGAAGAAGAGGACTGAAAAACCAAGGAGGAAGACCGGGAGCCGCTCCGCAAGTCCTGTGGCCTTCAGGGGCAGGAACACGGCCATGGACGCACAAGAGGCCTTGGCTCGGAGGTGGGACGGGACCCTTCTGAT GTTGGAGAGAGCTAAGAAACTtcaagaacagaaagagaaggagatgcTGGAGAAGCAGCAGGAGATGGCAGCAGGTAAGAGTCTCACACTGGCAGCGGCTGCCAGTCCTGGGCTTCAGCTGCCCCAGCACGGCCCGGGCTCACAGGGCGCCTCAGCCATGGGGTCGGTGCTGTCTGTCCCCGCAGCGGCCGTACCCGCCCCGCTGCTGTGCGAGAGCGTCCCGGTGGTGGCCGCGGCCGCCGGCCCCGTCCTCAACGTGGCAGCCCTGCTGGCATCGGGCACCCAGGTCACTCCTCAGATCGCCATGGCAGCGCAGATGGCTGCCCTCCAGGCAAGAACGCTGGCCGAGACTGGCATCGCCGTGCCGAGCTACTATAACCCCTCGGCGGTCAACCCCATGAAGTTCGCTGAGCAGGAGAAGAAAAGGAAGCTGTTGTGGCAGGGAAAGAAAGAGGGG AAATGTTGTGTGTTGAAGGACAAGTCACAAACAGCTGAACTATGGGAGAAGCTCAATTTTGGCAATAAGGACCAAAACGTTAAGTTCCGCAAATTAATGGGCATCAAA CCTGATGAAGAGAGTTCTTCCAGCATGCTCAACGAGGAAGGCCTAAAGACGCTGCAGCAGCAGGAAGAAATGTTCCGCAACCTGGACGTCCAGTACGAGATGGCCCGCTCGCAGACGCACACGCAGCGGGGCATGGGCCTGGGTTTCTCCTCCTCGTTCTCGCGAGGAATGGACGCCATCTGA
- the rsrc2 gene encoding arginine/serine-rich coiled-coil protein 2 isoform X5 produces the protein METSKSPRSAKHHSRSRSRSRDCKRKSGDKKHRRSRSRSTEARRRDSEKSLKSHSRLEDMQNSDKDRERLSEDSTEDRHRRKERKSSGGRSQSRSRSRERRHHSRSRDKRRSLSRSREKRSRSRDRKRRARSRSGSRSKHRARSRSRSKSREKKKRTEKPRRKTGSRSASPVAFRGRNTAMDAQEALARRWDGTLLMLERAKKLQEQKEKEMLEKQQEMAAAAVPAPLLCESVPVVAAAAGPVLNVAALLASGTQVTPQIAMAAQMAALQARTLAETGIAVPSYYNPSAVNPMKFAEQEKKRKLLWQGKKEGKCCVLKDKSQTAELWEKLNFGNKDQNVKFRKLMGIKPDEESSSSMLNEEGLKTLQQQEEMFRNLDVQYEMARSQTHTQRGMGLGFSSSFSRGMDAI, from the exons ATGGAAACCTCGAAATCCCCCAGGAGTGCGAAACATCACTCACGCTCCAGATCGCGTTCAAGAGACTGCAAACGCAAATCAG GTGACAAGAAGCACAGAAGGTCTCGGAGCAGAAGCACAGAG GCGCGGCGGAGAGATTCTGAGAAGTCGTTGAAATCGCACAGCCGGTTGGAGGACATGCAGAATTCAGACAAGGACCGAGAGAGGCTTTCTGAAGACAGCACAGAGGACCGACATCGCAGGAAGGAGAGAAAGTCATCTGGAGGAAGAAGTCAGTCCAGGTCACGCTCGCGGGAAAG ACGGCATCACAGTCGAAGTCGGGACAAGCGGCGGTCTTTATCCCGCAGTCGAGAAAAGCGGTCAAGGAGTCGGGACAGAAAGAGGCGGGCCAGGTCCCGGTCGGGCTCCCGGAGCAAACACAGAGCGCGCAGCAGAAGCCGCAGCAAGAGCAG GGAAAAGAAGAAGAGGACTGAAAAACCAAGGAGGAAGACCGGGAGCCGCTCCGCAAGTCCTGTGGCCTTCAGGGGCAGGAACACGGCCATGGACGCACAAGAGGCCTTGGCTCGGAGGTGGGACGGGACCCTTCTGAT GTTGGAGAGAGCTAAGAAACTtcaagaacagaaagagaaggagatgcTGGAGAAGCAGCAGGAGATGGCAGCAG CGGCCGTACCCGCCCCGCTGCTGTGCGAGAGCGTCCCGGTGGTGGCCGCGGCCGCCGGCCCCGTCCTCAACGTGGCAGCCCTGCTGGCATCGGGCACCCAGGTCACTCCTCAGATCGCCATGGCAGCGCAGATGGCTGCCCTCCAGGCAAGAACGCTGGCCGAGACTGGCATCGCCGTGCCGAGCTACTATAACCCCTCGGCGGTCAACCCCATGAAGTTCGCTGAGCAGGAGAAGAAAAGGAAGCTGTTGTGGCAGGGAAAGAAAGAGGGG AAATGTTGTGTGTTGAAGGACAAGTCACAAACAGCTGAACTATGGGAGAAGCTCAATTTTGGCAATAAGGACCAAAACGTTAAGTTCCGCAAATTAATGGGCATCAAA CCTGATGAAGAGAGTTCTTCCAGCATGCTCAACGAGGAAGGCCTAAAGACGCTGCAGCAGCAGGAAGAAATGTTCCGCAACCTGGACGTCCAGTACGAGATGGCCCGCTCGCAGACGCACACGCAGCGGGGCATGGGCCTGGGTTTCTCCTCCTCGTTCTCGCGAGGAATGGACGCCATCTGA
- the rsrc2 gene encoding arginine/serine-rich coiled-coil protein 2 isoform X2: METSKSPRSAKHHSRSRSRSRDCKRKSGDKKHRRSRSRSTEARRRDSEKSLKSHSRLEDMQNSDKDRERLSEDSTEDRHRRKERKSSGGRSQSRSRSRERRHHSRSRDKRRSLSRSREKRSRSRDRKRRARSRSGSRSKHRARSRSRSKSREKKKRTEKPRRKTGSRSASPVAFRGRNTAMDAQEALARRWDGTLLMLERAKKLQEQKEKEMLEKQQEMAAGKSLTLAAAASPGLQLPQHGPGSQGASAMGSVLSVPAAAVPAPLLCESVPVVAAAAGPVLNVAALLASGTQVTPQIAMAAQMAALQARTLAETGIAVPSYYNPSAVNPMKFAEQEKKRKLLWQGKKEGDKSQTAELWEKLNFGNKDQNVKFRKLMGIKPDEESSSSMLNEEGLKTLQQQEEMFRNLDVQYEMARSQTHTQRGMGLGFSSSFSRGMDAI; encoded by the exons ATGGAAACCTCGAAATCCCCCAGGAGTGCGAAACATCACTCACGCTCCAGATCGCGTTCAAGAGACTGCAAACGCAAATCAG GTGACAAGAAGCACAGAAGGTCTCGGAGCAGAAGCACAGAG GCGCGGCGGAGAGATTCTGAGAAGTCGTTGAAATCGCACAGCCGGTTGGAGGACATGCAGAATTCAGACAAGGACCGAGAGAGGCTTTCTGAAGACAGCACAGAGGACCGACATCGCAGGAAGGAGAGAAAGTCATCTGGAGGAAGAAGTCAGTCCAGGTCACGCTCGCGGGAAAG ACGGCATCACAGTCGAAGTCGGGACAAGCGGCGGTCTTTATCCCGCAGTCGAGAAAAGCGGTCAAGGAGTCGGGACAGAAAGAGGCGGGCCAGGTCCCGGTCGGGCTCCCGGAGCAAACACAGAGCGCGCAGCAGAAGCCGCAGCAAGAGCAG GGAAAAGAAGAAGAGGACTGAAAAACCAAGGAGGAAGACCGGGAGCCGCTCCGCAAGTCCTGTGGCCTTCAGGGGCAGGAACACGGCCATGGACGCACAAGAGGCCTTGGCTCGGAGGTGGGACGGGACCCTTCTGAT GTTGGAGAGAGCTAAGAAACTtcaagaacagaaagagaaggagatgcTGGAGAAGCAGCAGGAGATGGCAGCAGGTAAGAGTCTCACACTGGCAGCGGCTGCCAGTCCTGGGCTTCAGCTGCCCCAGCACGGCCCGGGCTCACAGGGCGCCTCAGCCATGGGGTCGGTGCTGTCTGTCCCCGCAGCGGCCGTACCCGCCCCGCTGCTGTGCGAGAGCGTCCCGGTGGTGGCCGCGGCCGCCGGCCCCGTCCTCAACGTGGCAGCCCTGCTGGCATCGGGCACCCAGGTCACTCCTCAGATCGCCATGGCAGCGCAGATGGCTGCCCTCCAGGCAAGAACGCTGGCCGAGACTGGCATCGCCGTGCCGAGCTACTATAACCCCTCGGCGGTCAACCCCATGAAGTTCGCTGAGCAGGAGAAGAAAAGGAAGCTGTTGTGGCAGGGAAAGAAAGAGGGG GACAAGTCACAAACAGCTGAACTATGGGAGAAGCTCAATTTTGGCAATAAGGACCAAAACGTTAAGTTCCGCAAATTAATGGGCATCAAA CCTGATGAAGAGAGTTCTTCCAGCATGCTCAACGAGGAAGGCCTAAAGACGCTGCAGCAGCAGGAAGAAATGTTCCGCAACCTGGACGTCCAGTACGAGATGGCCCGCTCGCAGACGCACACGCAGCGGGGCATGGGCCTGGGTTTCTCCTCCTCGTTCTCGCGAGGAATGGACGCCATCTGA
- the rsrc2 gene encoding arginine/serine-rich coiled-coil protein 2 isoform X4, producing MPTTGQARRRDSEKSLKSHSRLEDMQNSDKDRERLSEDSTEDRHRRKERKSSGGRSQSRSRSRERRHHSRSRDKRRSLSRSREKRSRSRDRKRRARSRSGSRSKHRARSRSRSKSREKKKRTEKPRRKTGSRSASPVAFRGRNTAMDAQEALARRWDGTLLMLERAKKLQEQKEKEMLEKQQEMAAGKSLTLAAAASPGLQLPQHGPGSQGASAMGSVLSVPAAAVPAPLLCESVPVVAAAAGPVLNVAALLASGTQVTPQIAMAAQMAALQARTLAETGIAVPSYYNPSAVNPMKFAEQEKKRKLLWQGKKEGKCCVLKDKSQTAELWEKLNFGNKDQNVKFRKLMGIKPDEESSSSMLNEEGLKTLQQQEEMFRNLDVQYEMARSQTHTQRGMGLGFSSSFSRGMDAI from the exons ATGCCTACAACTGGACAG GCGCGGCGGAGAGATTCTGAGAAGTCGTTGAAATCGCACAGCCGGTTGGAGGACATGCAGAATTCAGACAAGGACCGAGAGAGGCTTTCTGAAGACAGCACAGAGGACCGACATCGCAGGAAGGAGAGAAAGTCATCTGGAGGAAGAAGTCAGTCCAGGTCACGCTCGCGGGAAAG ACGGCATCACAGTCGAAGTCGGGACAAGCGGCGGTCTTTATCCCGCAGTCGAGAAAAGCGGTCAAGGAGTCGGGACAGAAAGAGGCGGGCCAGGTCCCGGTCGGGCTCCCGGAGCAAACACAGAGCGCGCAGCAGAAGCCGCAGCAAGAGCAG GGAAAAGAAGAAGAGGACTGAAAAACCAAGGAGGAAGACCGGGAGCCGCTCCGCAAGTCCTGTGGCCTTCAGGGGCAGGAACACGGCCATGGACGCACAAGAGGCCTTGGCTCGGAGGTGGGACGGGACCCTTCTGAT GTTGGAGAGAGCTAAGAAACTtcaagaacagaaagagaaggagatgcTGGAGAAGCAGCAGGAGATGGCAGCAGGTAAGAGTCTCACACTGGCAGCGGCTGCCAGTCCTGGGCTTCAGCTGCCCCAGCACGGCCCGGGCTCACAGGGCGCCTCAGCCATGGGGTCGGTGCTGTCTGTCCCCGCAGCGGCCGTACCCGCCCCGCTGCTGTGCGAGAGCGTCCCGGTGGTGGCCGCGGCCGCCGGCCCCGTCCTCAACGTGGCAGCCCTGCTGGCATCGGGCACCCAGGTCACTCCTCAGATCGCCATGGCAGCGCAGATGGCTGCCCTCCAGGCAAGAACGCTGGCCGAGACTGGCATCGCCGTGCCGAGCTACTATAACCCCTCGGCGGTCAACCCCATGAAGTTCGCTGAGCAGGAGAAGAAAAGGAAGCTGTTGTGGCAGGGAAAGAAAGAGGGG AAATGTTGTGTGTTGAAGGACAAGTCACAAACAGCTGAACTATGGGAGAAGCTCAATTTTGGCAATAAGGACCAAAACGTTAAGTTCCGCAAATTAATGGGCATCAAA CCTGATGAAGAGAGTTCTTCCAGCATGCTCAACGAGGAAGGCCTAAAGACGCTGCAGCAGCAGGAAGAAATGTTCCGCAACCTGGACGTCCAGTACGAGATGGCCCGCTCGCAGACGCACACGCAGCGGGGCATGGGCCTGGGTTTCTCCTCCTCGTTCTCGCGAGGAATGGACGCCATCTGA
- the rsrc2 gene encoding arginine/serine-rich coiled-coil protein 2 isoform X6: METSKSPRSAKHHSRSRSRSRDCKRKSGDKKHRRSRSRSTEARRRDSEKSLKSHSRLEDMQNSDKDRERLSEDSTEDRHRRKERKSSGGRSQSRSRSRERRHHSRSRDKRRSLSRSREKRSRSRDRKRRARSRSGSRSKHRARSRSRSKSREKKKRTEKPRRKTGSRSASPVAFRGRNTAMDAQEALARRLERAKKLQEQKEKEMLEKQQEMAAAAVPAPLLCESVPVVAAAAGPVLNVAALLASGTQVTPQIAMAAQMAALQARTLAETGIAVPSYYNPSAVNPMKFAEQEKKRKLLWQGKKEGKCCVLKDKSQTAELWEKLNFGNKDQNVKFRKLMGIKPDEESSSSMLNEEGLKTLQQQEEMFRNLDVQYEMARSQTHTQRGMGLGFSSSFSRGMDAI, translated from the exons ATGGAAACCTCGAAATCCCCCAGGAGTGCGAAACATCACTCACGCTCCAGATCGCGTTCAAGAGACTGCAAACGCAAATCAG GTGACAAGAAGCACAGAAGGTCTCGGAGCAGAAGCACAGAG GCGCGGCGGAGAGATTCTGAGAAGTCGTTGAAATCGCACAGCCGGTTGGAGGACATGCAGAATTCAGACAAGGACCGAGAGAGGCTTTCTGAAGACAGCACAGAGGACCGACATCGCAGGAAGGAGAGAAAGTCATCTGGAGGAAGAAGTCAGTCCAGGTCACGCTCGCGGGAAAG ACGGCATCACAGTCGAAGTCGGGACAAGCGGCGGTCTTTATCCCGCAGTCGAGAAAAGCGGTCAAGGAGTCGGGACAGAAAGAGGCGGGCCAGGTCCCGGTCGGGCTCCCGGAGCAAACACAGAGCGCGCAGCAGAAGCCGCAGCAAGAGCAG GGAAAAGAAGAAGAGGACTGAAAAACCAAGGAGGAAGACCGGGAGCCGCTCCGCAAGTCCTGTGGCCTTCAGGGGCAGGAACACGGCCATGGACGCACAAGAGGCCTTGGCTCGGAG GTTGGAGAGAGCTAAGAAACTtcaagaacagaaagagaaggagatgcTGGAGAAGCAGCAGGAGATGGCAGCAG CGGCCGTACCCGCCCCGCTGCTGTGCGAGAGCGTCCCGGTGGTGGCCGCGGCCGCCGGCCCCGTCCTCAACGTGGCAGCCCTGCTGGCATCGGGCACCCAGGTCACTCCTCAGATCGCCATGGCAGCGCAGATGGCTGCCCTCCAGGCAAGAACGCTGGCCGAGACTGGCATCGCCGTGCCGAGCTACTATAACCCCTCGGCGGTCAACCCCATGAAGTTCGCTGAGCAGGAGAAGAAAAGGAAGCTGTTGTGGCAGGGAAAGAAAGAGGGG AAATGTTGTGTGTTGAAGGACAAGTCACAAACAGCTGAACTATGGGAGAAGCTCAATTTTGGCAATAAGGACCAAAACGTTAAGTTCCGCAAATTAATGGGCATCAAA CCTGATGAAGAGAGTTCTTCCAGCATGCTCAACGAGGAAGGCCTAAAGACGCTGCAGCAGCAGGAAGAAATGTTCCGCAACCTGGACGTCCAGTACGAGATGGCCCGCTCGCAGACGCACACGCAGCGGGGCATGGGCCTGGGTTTCTCCTCCTCGTTCTCGCGAGGAATGGACGCCATCTGA
- the rsrc2 gene encoding arginine/serine-rich coiled-coil protein 2 isoform X3 has product METSKSPRSAKHHSRSRSRSRDCKRKSGDKKHRRSRSRSTEARRRDSEKSLKSHSRLEDMQNSDKDRERLSEDSTEDRHRRKERKSSGGRSQSRSRSRERRHHSRSRDKRRSLSRSREKRSRSRDRKRRARSRSGSRSKHRARSRSRSKSREKKKRTEKPRRKTGSRSASPVAFRGRNTAMDAQEALARRLERAKKLQEQKEKEMLEKQQEMAAGKSLTLAAAASPGLQLPQHGPGSQGASAMGSVLSVPAAAVPAPLLCESVPVVAAAAGPVLNVAALLASGTQVTPQIAMAAQMAALQARTLAETGIAVPSYYNPSAVNPMKFAEQEKKRKLLWQGKKEGKCCVLKDKSQTAELWEKLNFGNKDQNVKFRKLMGIKPDEESSSSMLNEEGLKTLQQQEEMFRNLDVQYEMARSQTHTQRGMGLGFSSSFSRGMDAI; this is encoded by the exons ATGGAAACCTCGAAATCCCCCAGGAGTGCGAAACATCACTCACGCTCCAGATCGCGTTCAAGAGACTGCAAACGCAAATCAG GTGACAAGAAGCACAGAAGGTCTCGGAGCAGAAGCACAGAG GCGCGGCGGAGAGATTCTGAGAAGTCGTTGAAATCGCACAGCCGGTTGGAGGACATGCAGAATTCAGACAAGGACCGAGAGAGGCTTTCTGAAGACAGCACAGAGGACCGACATCGCAGGAAGGAGAGAAAGTCATCTGGAGGAAGAAGTCAGTCCAGGTCACGCTCGCGGGAAAG ACGGCATCACAGTCGAAGTCGGGACAAGCGGCGGTCTTTATCCCGCAGTCGAGAAAAGCGGTCAAGGAGTCGGGACAGAAAGAGGCGGGCCAGGTCCCGGTCGGGCTCCCGGAGCAAACACAGAGCGCGCAGCAGAAGCCGCAGCAAGAGCAG GGAAAAGAAGAAGAGGACTGAAAAACCAAGGAGGAAGACCGGGAGCCGCTCCGCAAGTCCTGTGGCCTTCAGGGGCAGGAACACGGCCATGGACGCACAAGAGGCCTTGGCTCGGAG GTTGGAGAGAGCTAAGAAACTtcaagaacagaaagagaaggagatgcTGGAGAAGCAGCAGGAGATGGCAGCAGGTAAGAGTCTCACACTGGCAGCGGCTGCCAGTCCTGGGCTTCAGCTGCCCCAGCACGGCCCGGGCTCACAGGGCGCCTCAGCCATGGGGTCGGTGCTGTCTGTCCCCGCAGCGGCCGTACCCGCCCCGCTGCTGTGCGAGAGCGTCCCGGTGGTGGCCGCGGCCGCCGGCCCCGTCCTCAACGTGGCAGCCCTGCTGGCATCGGGCACCCAGGTCACTCCTCAGATCGCCATGGCAGCGCAGATGGCTGCCCTCCAGGCAAGAACGCTGGCCGAGACTGGCATCGCCGTGCCGAGCTACTATAACCCCTCGGCGGTCAACCCCATGAAGTTCGCTGAGCAGGAGAAGAAAAGGAAGCTGTTGTGGCAGGGAAAGAAAGAGGGG AAATGTTGTGTGTTGAAGGACAAGTCACAAACAGCTGAACTATGGGAGAAGCTCAATTTTGGCAATAAGGACCAAAACGTTAAGTTCCGCAAATTAATGGGCATCAAA CCTGATGAAGAGAGTTCTTCCAGCATGCTCAACGAGGAAGGCCTAAAGACGCTGCAGCAGCAGGAAGAAATGTTCCGCAACCTGGACGTCCAGTACGAGATGGCCCGCTCGCAGACGCACACGCAGCGGGGCATGGGCCTGGGTTTCTCCTCCTCGTTCTCGCGAGGAATGGACGCCATCTGA
- the rsrc2 gene encoding arginine/serine-rich coiled-coil protein 2 isoform X7 has protein sequence METSKSPRSAKHHSRSRSRSRDCKRKSGDKKHRRSRSRSTEARRRDSEKSLKSHSRLEDMQNSDKDRERLSEDSTEDRHRRKERKSSGGRSQSRSRSRERRHHSRSRDKRRSLSRSREKRSRSRDRKRRARSRSGSRSKHRARSRSRSKSREKKKRTEKPRRKTGSRSASPVAFRGRNTAMDAQEALARRLERAKKLQEQKEKEMLEKQQEMAAAAVPAPLLCESVPVVAAAAGPVLNVAALLASGTQVTPQIAMAAQMAALQARTLAETGIAVPSYYNPSAVNPMKFAEQEKKRKLLWQGKKEGDKSQTAELWEKLNFGNKDQNVKFRKLMGIKPDEESSSSMLNEEGLKTLQQQEEMFRNLDVQYEMARSQTHTQRGMGLGFSSSFSRGMDAI, from the exons ATGGAAACCTCGAAATCCCCCAGGAGTGCGAAACATCACTCACGCTCCAGATCGCGTTCAAGAGACTGCAAACGCAAATCAG GTGACAAGAAGCACAGAAGGTCTCGGAGCAGAAGCACAGAG GCGCGGCGGAGAGATTCTGAGAAGTCGTTGAAATCGCACAGCCGGTTGGAGGACATGCAGAATTCAGACAAGGACCGAGAGAGGCTTTCTGAAGACAGCACAGAGGACCGACATCGCAGGAAGGAGAGAAAGTCATCTGGAGGAAGAAGTCAGTCCAGGTCACGCTCGCGGGAAAG ACGGCATCACAGTCGAAGTCGGGACAAGCGGCGGTCTTTATCCCGCAGTCGAGAAAAGCGGTCAAGGAGTCGGGACAGAAAGAGGCGGGCCAGGTCCCGGTCGGGCTCCCGGAGCAAACACAGAGCGCGCAGCAGAAGCCGCAGCAAGAGCAG GGAAAAGAAGAAGAGGACTGAAAAACCAAGGAGGAAGACCGGGAGCCGCTCCGCAAGTCCTGTGGCCTTCAGGGGCAGGAACACGGCCATGGACGCACAAGAGGCCTTGGCTCGGAG GTTGGAGAGAGCTAAGAAACTtcaagaacagaaagagaaggagatgcTGGAGAAGCAGCAGGAGATGGCAGCAG CGGCCGTACCCGCCCCGCTGCTGTGCGAGAGCGTCCCGGTGGTGGCCGCGGCCGCCGGCCCCGTCCTCAACGTGGCAGCCCTGCTGGCATCGGGCACCCAGGTCACTCCTCAGATCGCCATGGCAGCGCAGATGGCTGCCCTCCAGGCAAGAACGCTGGCCGAGACTGGCATCGCCGTGCCGAGCTACTATAACCCCTCGGCGGTCAACCCCATGAAGTTCGCTGAGCAGGAGAAGAAAAGGAAGCTGTTGTGGCAGGGAAAGAAAGAGGGG GACAAGTCACAAACAGCTGAACTATGGGAGAAGCTCAATTTTGGCAATAAGGACCAAAACGTTAAGTTCCGCAAATTAATGGGCATCAAA CCTGATGAAGAGAGTTCTTCCAGCATGCTCAACGAGGAAGGCCTAAAGACGCTGCAGCAGCAGGAAGAAATGTTCCGCAACCTGGACGTCCAGTACGAGATGGCCCGCTCGCAGACGCACACGCAGCGGGGCATGGGCCTGGGTTTCTCCTCCTCGTTCTCGCGAGGAATGGACGCCATCTGA
- the rsrc2 gene encoding arginine/serine-rich coiled-coil protein 2 isoform X9, giving the protein METSKSPRSAKHHSRSRSRSRDCKRKSGDKKHRRSRSRSTEARRRDSEKSLKSHSRLEDMQNSDKDRERLSEDSTEDRHRRKERKSSGGRSQSRSRSRERRHHSRSRDKRRSLSRSREKRSRSRDRKRRARSRSGSRSKHRARSRSRSKSREKKKRTEKPRRKTGSRSASPVAFRGRNTAMDAQEALARRLERAKKLQEQKEKEMLEKQQEMAAGKSLTLAAAASPGLQLPQHGPGSQGASAMGSVLSVPAAAVPAPLLCESVPVVAAAAGPVLNVAALLASGTQVTPQIAMAAQMAALQARTLAETGIAVPSYYNPSAVNPMKFAEQEKKRKLLWQGKKEGDKSQTAELWEKLNFGNKDQNVKFRKLMGIKPDEESSSSMLNEEGLKTLQQQEEMFRNLDVQYEMARSQTHTQRGMGLGFSSSFSRGMDAI; this is encoded by the exons ATGGAAACCTCGAAATCCCCCAGGAGTGCGAAACATCACTCACGCTCCAGATCGCGTTCAAGAGACTGCAAACGCAAATCAG GTGACAAGAAGCACAGAAGGTCTCGGAGCAGAAGCACAGAG GCGCGGCGGAGAGATTCTGAGAAGTCGTTGAAATCGCACAGCCGGTTGGAGGACATGCAGAATTCAGACAAGGACCGAGAGAGGCTTTCTGAAGACAGCACAGAGGACCGACATCGCAGGAAGGAGAGAAAGTCATCTGGAGGAAGAAGTCAGTCCAGGTCACGCTCGCGGGAAAG ACGGCATCACAGTCGAAGTCGGGACAAGCGGCGGTCTTTATCCCGCAGTCGAGAAAAGCGGTCAAGGAGTCGGGACAGAAAGAGGCGGGCCAGGTCCCGGTCGGGCTCCCGGAGCAAACACAGAGCGCGCAGCAGAAGCCGCAGCAAGAGCAG GGAAAAGAAGAAGAGGACTGAAAAACCAAGGAGGAAGACCGGGAGCCGCTCCGCAAGTCCTGTGGCCTTCAGGGGCAGGAACACGGCCATGGACGCACAAGAGGCCTTGGCTCGGAG GTTGGAGAGAGCTAAGAAACTtcaagaacagaaagagaaggagatgcTGGAGAAGCAGCAGGAGATGGCAGCAGGTAAGAGTCTCACACTGGCAGCGGCTGCCAGTCCTGGGCTTCAGCTGCCCCAGCACGGCCCGGGCTCACAGGGCGCCTCAGCCATGGGGTCGGTGCTGTCTGTCCCCGCAGCGGCCGTACCCGCCCCGCTGCTGTGCGAGAGCGTCCCGGTGGTGGCCGCGGCCGCCGGCCCCGTCCTCAACGTGGCAGCCCTGCTGGCATCGGGCACCCAGGTCACTCCTCAGATCGCCATGGCAGCGCAGATGGCTGCCCTCCAGGCAAGAACGCTGGCCGAGACTGGCATCGCCGTGCCGAGCTACTATAACCCCTCGGCGGTCAACCCCATGAAGTTCGCTGAGCAGGAGAAGAAAAGGAAGCTGTTGTGGCAGGGAAAGAAAGAGGGG GACAAGTCACAAACAGCTGAACTATGGGAGAAGCTCAATTTTGGCAATAAGGACCAAAACGTTAAGTTCCGCAAATTAATGGGCATCAAA CCTGATGAAGAGAGTTCTTCCAGCATGCTCAACGAGGAAGGCCTAAAGACGCTGCAGCAGCAGGAAGAAATGTTCCGCAACCTGGACGTCCAGTACGAGATGGCCCGCTCGCAGACGCACACGCAGCGGGGCATGGGCCTGGGTTTCTCCTCCTCGTTCTCGCGAGGAATGGACGCCATCTGA